The Candidatus Atribacteria bacterium genome includes a region encoding these proteins:
- the def gene encoding peptide deformylase, translated as MAILKIKEYGEAVLRGKALPVQEIVPEILSLIKDMAETMYTDSGVGLAAPQVGVAKRIIVIDGEEEGLIALINPILIKSEGELLEEEGCLSIPGIYSQVKRSAKVTVKALDENGDPTEITKEGLIARALQHEIDHLDGILFIDRIGKTERQVLLNKLKKRK; from the coding sequence ATGGCAATATTAAAAATTAAAGAATACGGTGAAGCAGTTTTAAGGGGAAAAGCGCTTCCGGTTCAGGAAATTGTTCCGGAAATATTGAGTTTGATAAAAGATATGGCAGAAACTATGTACACTGATTCCGGAGTGGGTCTGGCTGCCCCACAAGTGGGGGTAGCAAAAAGAATAATTGTTATTGACGGAGAAGAAGAGGGATTGATTGCCTTGATCAATCCTATATTGATTAAAAGCGAAGGAGAACTTCTGGAAGAAGAGGGATGCTTAAGTATTCCTGGAATCTACAGTCAGGTTAAACGTTCAGCAAAAGTAACAGTTAAGGCACTGGACGAAAATGGAGATCCGACTGAGATAACCAAAGAGGGTTTGATTGCCCGTGCACTTCAACATGAAATTGATCATCTGGATGGGATTTTATTTATTGATAGAATAGGAAAGACAGAAAGACAGGTATTGTTAAATAAATTAAAAAAAAGAAAATAA
- a CDS encoding methionyl-tRNA formyltransferase, producing the protein MMLKIIFMGSADFGGMVLENLIDLRENKIMVITQPDRPQGRGKKILPTPIKKIAFNKGVEVFQPENINDEKSVVRIKVFNPDIMLVVAYGQILSSQILSIPKIGCINIHASLLPKYRGAAPINRAIINGEKETGITFMFMKEKVDAGEIIFQEKVEILPDETYSELYYRLSVLSVGTLPKLLEKIKNGKIERIPQDNNLATFAPKMSKEEGKIDWSCKGKKVYNLIRGTISFPGACTYFRGKKLKITAARFLDDYKGNVPIDYSQPGKVIKAEKDGIFISTGGEGIIKILKLIPAGSKELTANQFINGYKIKGGEILG; encoded by the coding sequence ATGATGCTTAAAATTATTTTTATGGGATCTGCGGATTTCGGAGGGATGGTTTTAGAGAATTTGATTGACCTCCGAGAAAATAAAATAATGGTCATTACCCAACCGGACCGTCCCCAAGGGCGTGGTAAAAAAATATTACCTACCCCAATAAAAAAAATAGCTTTTAATAAAGGAGTAGAAGTTTTTCAACCGGAGAATATCAATGATGAGAAATCTGTCGTAAGAATAAAGGTATTTAATCCTGATATTATGCTGGTAGTTGCTTATGGACAAATTCTTTCCAGTCAGATCCTGAGCATTCCCAAAATAGGCTGTATAAATATACACGCTTCTCTCTTACCCAAATATCGGGGTGCTGCACCGATTAATCGAGCTATTATTAATGGTGAAAAGGAGACCGGTATAACTTTTATGTTTATGAAGGAAAAAGTAGATGCCGGTGAAATCATTTTTCAGGAGAAGGTTGAAATTTTACCGGATGAAACTTACAGTGAACTATACTATCGATTATCTGTTCTAAGTGTCGGGACCCTCCCGAAACTTTTAGAAAAAATAAAAAACGGGAAGATAGAAAGAATTCCCCAAGATAATAATCTGGCAACTTTTGCCCCAAAGATGAGTAAAGAGGAGGGGAAAATAGACTGGAGTTGTAAAGGAAAAAAGGTTTATAATTTAATTAGGGGAACCATCTCCTTTCCCGGTGCTTGTACTTATTTCCGCGGCAAGAAACTGAAAATTACCGCCGCAAGATTTTTAGATGATTATAAAGGCAATGTACCGATAGATTATTCCCAACCAGGGAAAGTAATTAAAGCTGAAAAAGACGGTATTTTCATCTCTACCGGAGGCGAGGGAATAATAAAAATATTAAAGCTGATTCCCGCCGGTTCAAAAGAATTAACCGCAAACCAGTTTATTAACGGTTATAAAATCAAGGGCGGAGAAATATTGGGTTAG
- a CDS encoding zinc metallopeptidase translates to MFFFDSTMIFLIPAILLTVYAQYRVKTTYAKYSKILAKNGLNGKEIAEELISRNSLNHIKIVPIEGRLSDHYDPRQKKLALSREIYYGRSLAAQGIVAHEIGHALQDAKKYFPLSLRSNLVPVTNIGSNMAVPLFLIGFIFSFPALMDIGIIAFSLAVLFQLITLPVEFNASKRAVNLLVGANIVTDVEETNIIKKVLNAAALTYVAAASVAVFQLLRLILLRNRR, encoded by the coding sequence ATGTTTTTTTTCGACAGTACCATGATTTTTTTAATACCGGCTATCCTTTTAACCGTCTATGCACAGTATAGGGTGAAAACGACCTATGCAAAATACTCGAAAATATTGGCCAAAAACGGTTTAAACGGGAAAGAGATAGCCGAAGAACTGATATCAAGAAACTCTTTAAACCATATTAAAATAGTTCCGATTGAAGGCCGTCTTTCTGATCACTATGACCCCAGGCAGAAAAAATTAGCCCTTTCTAGGGAAATATACTATGGTAGATCATTGGCTGCCCAGGGAATTGTAGCTCATGAAATCGGTCATGCTCTTCAGGATGCTAAAAAGTATTTCCCCCTTTCTCTTCGTAGCAATCTGGTACCGGTCACCAATATCGGTTCTAATATGGCAGTACCTCTGTTTTTAATCGGTTTTATCTTTAGCTTTCCTGCCCTGATGGATATCGGAATTATCGCTTTTTCCCTGGCAGTCCTGTTTCAGCTAATTACTTTACCGGTTGAATTTAATGCCAGTAAAAGAGCAGTAAATCTGCTGGTGGGGGCAAATATTGTTACAGATGTAGAAGAAACCAATATTATTAAAAAAGTTTTAAACGCAGCCGCTCTAACTTATGTGGCTGCTGCCTCGGTAGCAGTCTTTCAGCTGTTAAGACTTATCCTACTGCGGAATAGAAGATAG